A stretch of the Tardiphaga sp. 709 genome encodes the following:
- a CDS encoding ABC transporter ATP-binding protein, whose amino-acid sequence MAVQMSTAGIGDSGPVPAAKISLRDVTKRHDTQLALDRITLDIPASTFFVVVGPSGCGKTTLLRMLAGLDAPSEGRIDIANPQPGHPQNSMVFQGDSLFPWMTVWDNAAYGLTMRNVPKARVDDVVGHYLNKTGMYGARVLYPHQLSGGMRQRVSIARAFANDPDILLMDEPFSALDEQNKTLLHEELLRIWEETRKTVVFITHSVDEAVTLGDRIMVMTAGPGRIKTIVPVDLPRPRNVVELRHTPAYGELVYDIWAQLREEVDRARSREPGSKA is encoded by the coding sequence CCAAGCGGCATGATACGCAGTTGGCGCTGGACCGGATCACGCTCGATATCCCGGCCAGCACCTTCTTCGTGGTGGTCGGTCCAAGCGGCTGCGGCAAGACGACCTTGCTGCGCATGCTTGCCGGACTGGATGCGCCATCGGAAGGCCGGATCGATATCGCCAATCCGCAGCCCGGCCATCCGCAAAATTCCATGGTGTTCCAGGGGGACTCGTTGTTTCCCTGGATGACCGTGTGGGACAACGCCGCCTACGGTCTGACGATGCGCAATGTTCCGAAGGCGCGCGTCGATGACGTGGTTGGGCACTATCTGAACAAGACCGGCATGTATGGTGCGCGCGTGCTTTATCCGCATCAGCTCTCCGGCGGTATGCGCCAGCGCGTCTCCATCGCGCGGGCCTTCGCCAATGATCCCGATATCCTGCTGATGGACGAGCCGTTCTCGGCGCTCGACGAGCAGAACAAGACATTGCTGCACGAAGAACTGCTGCGGATCTGGGAAGAGACCCGCAAGACCGTGGTCTTCATCACCCACAGCGTCGACGAAGCCGTGACGCTCGGTGATCGCATCATGGTCATGACAGCGGGGCCGGGGCGCATCAAGACCATCGTGCCGGTGGACCTGCCGCGGCCACGCAACGTCGTCGAACTCCGGCACACGCCGGCTTACGGCGAACTGGTCTATGACATCTGGGCGCAACTGCGCGAAGAGGTCGATCGCGCGCGCAGCCGCGAGCCGGGGAGCAAGGCATGA